From the genome of Marinilabiliales bacterium, one region includes:
- a CDS encoding deoxynucleoside kinase: MHIAVAGNIGSGKTTLTELLSKHYKWEANYEDVDDNPYLNDFYEDMQRWSFNLQIYFLNSRFNQVLEIRKQGGTVIQDRTIYEDAYIFAPNLHSMGLMSTRDFENYFTLFNLMSSLVQPPDLLIYLRASVPTLVHQIQKRGRRYEDNIRLDYLKRLNERYEAWIASYNLGRMMVIDVDNIKFPEKNEHLSKVIDKVDAELFGLF; this comes from the coding sequence ATGCATATTGCAGTTGCCGGTAATATAGGTTCCGGGAAAACCACCCTTACAGAATTACTATCCAAACACTATAAGTGGGAGGCTAATTACGAGGATGTAGATGATAACCCCTATCTGAATGATTTTTATGAAGATATGCAGAGATGGTCGTTCAACCTGCAGATTTACTTTTTGAACAGCCGTTTCAACCAGGTGCTGGAGATCCGCAAGCAGGGCGGTACGGTTATACAGGACAGGACCATCTACGAAGATGCCTATATCTTTGCTCCAAACCTCCATTCTATGGGGCTGATGTCGACAAGGGATTTCGAGAATTACTTCACCCTGTTCAACCTGATGAGCTCGCTCGTGCAGCCCCCCGACCTTCTTATTTACCTCCGGGCCTCGGTGCCAACCCTCGTGCACCAGATCCAGAAAAGGGGCCGCAGGTATGAAGACAACATCAGGCTTGATTACCTCAAAAGGCTCAATGAAAGGTATGAAGCGTGGATCGCCTCCTATAACCTGGGGCGGATGATGGTGATCGATGTGGATAACATCAAGTTCCCCGAAAAGAATGAACACCTCAGCAAGGTGATCGATAAGGTCGATGCCGAGCTTTTCGGGTTGTTCTGA
- a CDS encoding sugar kinase, with protein MELLVVGTVAFDAIETPFGKTDRIIGGAATYIGLAASYFTREIGIISAVGGDFPDEYIKMLNEHGVDTGGLEIRENEKSFYWSGRYDTDMNSRETLFTRLNVIENYKPVVPKSYQGSDILMLGNLEPGIQMSVIEQMKTRPRLIVLDTMNFWIEHTPAYLNKVIRMVDVLVINDSEARELSGEYSLPKAAKRILRMGPRFLIIKKGENGALLFGDDQVFFAPALPLEDVFDPTGAGDSFAGGFTGYLAHSGDISFESMKSAIITGSAMASFCVEKFGTENLVRLDEGMINERIARFAELVRFDHKTV; from the coding sequence ATGGAGCTATTAGTAGTAGGAACAGTTGCATTTGATGCCATAGAAACACCTTTCGGGAAAACAGACAGGATAATAGGAGGAGCTGCGACGTATATCGGACTGGCAGCATCATATTTCACGCGCGAAATTGGAATAATATCGGCGGTGGGCGGTGACTTCCCCGACGAATACATTAAGATGCTGAATGAGCATGGCGTGGATACCGGGGGACTCGAAATAAGGGAAAACGAGAAGTCATTCTACTGGTCGGGACGCTACGATACTGATATGAACTCGAGGGAGACACTTTTTACACGGCTCAATGTAATTGAAAATTATAAACCGGTAGTGCCCAAATCTTACCAGGGATCTGATATATTGATGCTGGGTAACCTGGAACCCGGCATACAGATGTCGGTGATCGAACAGATGAAAACCCGTCCCCGGCTTATCGTTCTTGACACCATGAACTTCTGGATAGAACATACCCCTGCCTACCTCAACAAAGTGATCCGCATGGTCGATGTTCTTGTCATAAACGATTCTGAGGCAAGGGAGCTTTCGGGTGAATACTCCCTGCCAAAGGCTGCGAAAAGGATCCTCAGGATGGGTCCACGGTTCCTGATAATAAAAAAGGGCGAGAACGGCGCACTGCTGTTTGGCGATGACCAGGTATTCTTCGCACCCGCCCTTCCTCTCGAAGATGTGTTCGACCCCACGGGGGCCGGAGATTCTTTTGCCGGCGGTTTTACCGGGTACCTGGCGCATTCGGGCGATATTAGTTTTGAGAGCATGAAAAGCGCCATTATAACAGGTTCGGCTATGGCATCATTCTGTGTAGAGAAGTTCGGCACAGAAAACCTTGTCAGGCTTGATGAAGGCATGATAAACGAAAGAATTGCCCGGTTCGCCGAACTGGTGAGGTTTGACCATAAAACAGTTTAA